Proteins encoded by one window of Kineosporia sp. NBRC 101731:
- a CDS encoding formylglycine-generating enzyme family protein, which produces MPEHTGHEHACCAPARESSGEKAPPQPLRPGAGSHTIEQCPIPGQTFAMGDHHGDGKRADGETPVHPVTVSPFSIDATSVTNADWAVFAEASGYRTEAETFGYSAVFHLALAADEADIIGQPPATPWWLGVTGADWKHPQGRHSGIDDRPDHPVTHISWNDAAAYCAWAGRRLPTEAEWEAAARGGVPGRRYPWGDDEMVDGAWPCNIWQGVFPQENTLDDGYLTTAPVRSYSPNRYGLWQVVGNVWEWCSDWSHPAYYRFGLTAGTVTDPPGPDSGSQKSMRGGSFLCHPSYCNRYRNAARSSNTPDSSMANTGFRTVAL; this is translated from the coding sequence ATGCCTGAGCACACCGGCCACGAGCACGCCTGTTGCGCGCCTGCGCGCGAGTCGTCGGGCGAGAAGGCGCCGCCCCAGCCCCTGCGGCCGGGCGCCGGCAGTCACACGATCGAGCAGTGCCCGATCCCGGGTCAGACCTTCGCCATGGGTGATCATCACGGCGACGGCAAACGGGCCGACGGCGAGACCCCCGTGCACCCGGTCACCGTGTCGCCGTTCAGCATCGACGCCACGAGCGTCACCAATGCCGACTGGGCGGTGTTCGCCGAGGCCAGCGGATACCGCACCGAGGCCGAGACCTTCGGCTACTCCGCCGTCTTCCACCTGGCCCTCGCCGCTGACGAGGCCGACATCATCGGCCAGCCGCCGGCCACCCCGTGGTGGCTCGGGGTCACCGGTGCTGACTGGAAACACCCGCAGGGCAGGCACTCCGGGATCGATGACCGCCCCGATCACCCGGTCACCCACATCAGCTGGAACGACGCCGCGGCCTACTGCGCCTGGGCCGGGCGGCGACTGCCCACCGAGGCCGAGTGGGAGGCCGCCGCACGCGGTGGGGTCCCGGGCCGGCGATACCCGTGGGGCGACGACGAGATGGTGGACGGCGCCTGGCCGTGCAACATCTGGCAGGGCGTTTTTCCCCAGGAGAACACCCTGGACGACGGCTATCTCACCACCGCGCCGGTGCGTAGCTACTCGCCCAACCGGTACGGGCTGTGGCAGGTCGTCGGCAATGTCTGGGAATGGTGCTCGGACTGGTCCCATCCGGCCTACTACCGTTTCGGCCTCACGGCGGGCACCGTCACCGATCCGCCGGGCCCGGACTCCGGGAGCCAGAAGTCCATGCGGGGAGGGTCTTTTCTCTGCCACCCGTCCTACTGCAACCGCTATCGCAACGCGGCCCGCTCGTCCAACACACCCGACTCCTCGATGGCCAACACCGGGTTCCGCACCGTCGCCCTGTGA
- a CDS encoding GuaB1 family IMP dehydrogenase-related protein, whose translation MRFLDGHVPQRDLTYNDVFIAPGRSAVTSRFDVDLASPDGTGTTIPVVVANMTAISGRRMAETVARRGGMAVLPQDLPLDVVADVVAWVKQRHPIFETPVEVHEHDTVTDVLNLLPKRAHGAAVVLDAQRHVLGVVTAADCAGVDRFTQVGSVMTAGVVSIDADTAEADLEAAFGVLHESRRRFAPVVRDGVLVGALTRTGALRSTVYTPALDASGRLRIAAAVGINGDVAATTKSLLDAGVDTLVVDTAHGHQEKMIEALGAVRSVDPQVPVVAGNVVTAQGARDLIAAGANIVKVGVGPGAMCTTRMMTGVGRPQFSAVLECSEAAREAGGHVWADGGVRHPRDVALALAAGASAVMVGSWFAGTHESPGDLATDASGRPFKESFGMASARAVAARTKADSPFQRARKGLFEEGISSSKMYLDPARPGVEDLLDQITSGVRSAFTYVGARSVTEFSEKVVVGTQSPAGYEEGRPLPAGW comes from the coding sequence TTGCGTTTCCTCGACGGCCATGTGCCGCAGCGTGACCTGACCTACAACGATGTCTTCATCGCACCGGGTCGTTCCGCCGTGACCTCGCGTTTCGACGTCGACCTGGCCAGTCCCGACGGCACCGGTACGACGATCCCGGTGGTCGTGGCCAACATGACGGCGATCTCCGGGCGGCGGATGGCCGAGACCGTGGCCCGCCGTGGTGGCATGGCCGTGCTCCCGCAAGACCTGCCGCTCGACGTGGTCGCCGATGTGGTGGCCTGGGTCAAGCAGCGTCACCCGATCTTCGAGACGCCGGTCGAGGTGCACGAGCACGACACCGTGACCGACGTGCTGAACCTGCTGCCCAAGCGGGCTCACGGGGCGGCGGTGGTGCTGGACGCGCAGCGGCACGTGCTCGGCGTGGTCACGGCGGCCGACTGCGCCGGTGTCGACCGGTTCACCCAGGTCGGCTCCGTGATGACGGCGGGCGTGGTCTCGATCGACGCCGACACGGCCGAGGCCGACCTGGAAGCGGCCTTCGGGGTGCTGCACGAGAGCCGTCGCCGGTTCGCCCCGGTGGTGCGTGACGGCGTGCTCGTCGGTGCGCTGACGCGTACCGGCGCGCTGCGGTCCACGGTCTACACGCCGGCTCTGGATGCCTCCGGGCGGCTGCGTATCGCCGCGGCCGTGGGGATCAACGGTGACGTCGCCGCGACCACGAAGTCCCTGCTCGACGCCGGGGTGGACACGCTGGTCGTGGACACCGCGCACGGGCACCAGGAGAAGATGATCGAGGCGCTGGGGGCCGTGCGGTCGGTCGACCCGCAGGTTCCGGTCGTGGCGGGCAACGTGGTCACCGCCCAGGGAGCCCGCGACCTGATCGCCGCCGGGGCGAACATCGTCAAGGTCGGGGTGGGCCCCGGCGCCATGTGCACCACGCGCATGATGACCGGTGTCGGGCGTCCTCAGTTCTCGGCTGTCCTCGAATGTTCTGAAGCTGCCCGCGAGGCGGGCGGGCACGTCTGGGCGGACGGCGGGGTGCGCCACCCCCGTGACGTGGCCCTCGCGCTGGCGGCCGGCGCCAGTGCGGTCATGGTCGGGTCGTGGTTCGCGGGCACCCACGAGAGCCCCGGGGATCTGGCGACGGACGCGTCGGGCCGCCCCTTCAAGGAGAGTTTTGGGATGGCGTCGGCGCGTGCGGTGGCCGCTCGTACCAAGGCCGACTCGCCGTTCCAGCGGGCTCGTAAAGGCCTGTTCGAAGAGGGCATCTCGAGCTCGAAGATGTATCTGGACCCGGCCCGGCCGGGTGTCGAGGACCTGCTCGACCAGATCACCTCAGGGGTGCGCTCGGCGTTCACCTACGTCGGTGCGCGCAGCGTGACCGAGTTCTCCGAGAAGGTCGTGGTCGGCACGCAGTCGCCCGCCGGTTACGAGGAGGGACGCCCGCTGCCCGCCGGGTGGTGA
- a CDS encoding SMI1/KNR4 family protein has translation MNTMSPSSTTEWREHLGHLNGGPPATEQELQEAEDRLGTKLPEELRSLLTFSNGLPGAGLCSTTELRWTRDPAYDLFDAWSSFEEVIELIGKCLVVLDDGDGLFCLIDSTRTADNGEWLAYAWAAGDGEDPRPFPGLSALMKELTAPHHPAGSGRPSS, from the coding sequence ATGAACACCATGAGTCCCAGTAGCACCACTGAATGGCGGGAGCACCTGGGCCACCTCAACGGCGGGCCGCCGGCCACGGAGCAGGAACTCCAGGAGGCGGAAGACCGCCTGGGCACGAAACTGCCGGAAGAGCTCCGCAGCCTGCTGACCTTCAGCAACGGCCTACCAGGGGCAGGCCTGTGCTCCACCACCGAGCTGCGCTGGACCAGAGACCCGGCCTACGACCTCTTCGACGCCTGGTCCAGCTTCGAGGAGGTCATCGAGCTGATCGGCAAATGTCTCGTGGTACTCGACGACGGCGATGGCCTCTTCTGCCTCATCGACTCCACCCGCACCGCCGACAACGGGGAGTGGCTCGCCTACGCCTGGGCGGCCGGGGACGGTGAAGACCCCCGGCCCTTCCCAGGTCTCAGCGCTCTGATGAAAGAACTGACCGCACCTCACCACCCGGCGGGCAGCGGGCGTCCCTCCTCGTAA
- a CDS encoding SigE family RNA polymerase sigma factor, which translates to MRQDLKDRFQQMAQVELPRLRRFAYTMCEDWHRADDYVQGALERMYVAWPRVHGIAYPGAYLRAILVRQMLNEWRRPWRREHSTDELPEAGYETTGGADLGLDLARALSGLSTRQRAAVVLRYVEDRPVAEVAQIMGAAPGTVKRHCSDAVVRLRRILGENFIDDRLHDDSRGSPSGGRPVSELVPELDLDETGRGIR; encoded by the coding sequence ATGAGGCAGGACCTGAAAGACCGCTTCCAGCAGATGGCGCAGGTGGAGTTGCCGAGGCTGCGGCGCTTCGCGTACACGATGTGTGAAGACTGGCACCGGGCCGACGACTACGTGCAGGGGGCACTGGAGCGGATGTATGTCGCGTGGCCCCGGGTGCACGGGATTGCCTATCCGGGAGCCTATTTGCGCGCAATTCTGGTGCGGCAGATGCTGAACGAGTGGCGTCGGCCGTGGCGGCGTGAGCACAGCACCGATGAACTGCCCGAGGCCGGGTACGAGACCACCGGCGGTGCTGACCTGGGGCTCGACCTCGCCCGGGCCCTGTCGGGGCTCAGCACCCGGCAGCGGGCGGCCGTGGTGCTGCGATACGTCGAAGACCGGCCGGTGGCCGAGGTCGCGCAGATCATGGGGGCCGCGCCGGGTACCGTGAAGCGTCACTGCTCCGACGCCGTCGTCCGGCTGCGACGAATCCTCGGCGAGAACTTCATCGACGATCGTCTGCACGACGACTCGCGTGGTTCGCCGTCCGGTGGGCGGCCCGTATCCGAACTCGTACCCGAACTCGACCTCGACGAGACCGGCAGAGGTATCCGATGA
- a CDS encoding VOC family protein — MHRSRFSTLLIDVPRDEAPAAATFWSSALGVPATPVPGEEQFTSLKGALPGLVTAIQAIDDPAPRFHIDIETDDLDAETNRLLALGAVEISRWLDCRTLRAPGGHLLCVIPVHSDPETFQSLSTVWP; from the coding sequence GTGCATCGCAGCCGATTCTCCACTCTGCTCATCGATGTCCCCCGCGACGAAGCCCCCGCGGCGGCGACCTTCTGGTCTTCGGCCCTCGGCGTGCCGGCCACCCCGGTTCCCGGCGAGGAACAGTTCACGAGTCTGAAGGGCGCGCTCCCGGGCCTGGTCACGGCGATCCAGGCGATTGACGACCCGGCCCCCCGGTTCCACATCGACATCGAGACCGATGACCTCGACGCCGAGACGAACCGCCTCCTCGCCCTCGGCGCCGTCGAGATCAGCCGCTGGCTCGACTGCCGCACACTCAGAGCACCCGGCGGCCATCTGCTCTGCGTCATCCCCGTACACAGCGACCCCGAAACCTTCCAGAGCCTGTCCACCGTCTGGCCGTGA
- a CDS encoding AAA family ATPase: MTSSSSHLVVIRGNSGSGKSTIAKQLRLHAGRGWALVEQDFLRRIVLRERDSGPGLAPAFIEHNVRFLLHHGYHVILEGILFTGRYGEMLRTLASEHSGPTHFFYFDISFAETVRRHSTRPQAEEFTAEQMRDWYTHRDLLDTLNESVIGETSTEEETLTLIAQTVGIRGG, encoded by the coding sequence GTGACGTCGTCTTCGTCCCACCTGGTCGTCATCCGTGGCAACTCCGGATCGGGCAAGAGCACCATCGCGAAGCAACTACGTCTTCACGCAGGACGGGGATGGGCACTGGTCGAGCAAGACTTCCTGCGCCGCATCGTGCTCCGCGAGCGCGACAGCGGACCGGGCCTGGCCCCCGCCTTCATCGAGCACAACGTCAGGTTCCTTCTGCACCACGGATATCACGTCATCCTCGAGGGCATTCTGTTCACCGGCCGGTACGGCGAGATGCTACGAACCCTGGCCTCCGAGCACAGTGGCCCCACCCACTTCTTCTACTTCGACATCAGCTTCGCCGAGACGGTGCGCCGTCACTCCACCCGTCCGCAGGCCGAGGAGTTCACGGCCGAACAGATGCGGGACTGGTACACCCACCGAGATCTGCTCGACACCCTGAACGAATCCGTTATCGGCGAGACATCCACCGAGGAAGAAACTTTGACTCTTATAGCGCAGACGGTCGGCATCCGAGGCGGATAA
- a CDS encoding DUF5682 family protein, giving the protein MSQVFEPLRQQLLDAASTFTDGPAALPEILAGLVDDVDHSLAEPLEIFPVCHHSPASALAMGRRLREKQPKVIYLELCEDLQPLLTELRNCRLPVALQAFASELEGFPATWGPLSVVAPVTEASAEYQAIAYALETPGVELVLVDRSADHVFQWAPDEPAEEEREEPEDDLHGDAVGVEIGDLRPRFAELEQHLLHHGRVRHWSEWWDQYVEQPLVGADHDTYRQVMTLVGSLFRRLTPAGTRRLESDEERERFMWTRIRSHLAQSGVEREDCLYVCGAFHAVSRVAEAGSQPGTPDLKITPRSGTTWLYGLIPSSHSAIEAQFGLAPGSVSIAAATWEKGLNRSGLKPFRLQGQKGTRRRATKALPPAVAQEPATDRLTDYLAAPAALGGLDDEELRGWCVDLVRLARRNGYLASTADAIAVYETSVLLASMRGRARPTPYDFQDAAVTCIEKDVVPGRRDVRRLCEILLGGDKVGQVGYEALPPLAKDVHDRLDPLGLDLQARKIRRALIDLVANPELAGCSRLLWRLQYLLPGHAVRTVMGSRRLGEKSVQESWDLDLGRHQRTLIELGYEGVTVEQVLEQRLRRAVRDPKATSADALDAVEDSLRLLDSPRLSDELGIRAVELLAAERTVDDAPLVLARIRRLIAYFESPAHPGGSLPGWCEQFVKAGYAHYCTLLPMSFADEETGVRQVAAMLGFLFSMEGLALSLGCERTQLELAVQQSVPHGPAKTALFWAARHQLGDLAVGDLRRHCDELLANPLVVPSFPQYVSGFVHALEPVPRLAPFVVETLSKAFARLPDPVLLPWLPTLITTLKQDSPELVPVLTREAGRTFPGTLSELDTWTAPWNRSAQKTTVLTQQPAPVASAARRLLDAHPFTALGVAALLGRPGEWSATPAADAPEPASAAIGLAKKLRETHPESTNAMASLIGG; this is encoded by the coding sequence GTGAGCCAGGTCTTCGAGCCCCTTCGGCAGCAGCTCCTCGACGCTGCCTCCACCTTCACCGACGGTCCGGCCGCGCTGCCCGAGATCCTGGCCGGCCTGGTAGACGATGTGGACCACTCCCTGGCCGAACCACTGGAGATCTTCCCGGTCTGCCACCACTCGCCGGCCTCGGCGCTGGCGATGGGTCGTCGGCTGCGGGAGAAGCAGCCGAAGGTGATCTACCTGGAGCTGTGTGAAGACCTCCAACCGCTGCTGACCGAGCTGCGCAATTGCCGACTGCCCGTGGCCTTGCAGGCGTTCGCGTCCGAGCTGGAAGGTTTCCCCGCGACGTGGGGCCCGCTCAGCGTGGTCGCACCGGTCACGGAAGCCTCGGCCGAGTACCAGGCGATTGCCTACGCCCTCGAGACGCCCGGTGTAGAGCTGGTTCTGGTCGACCGGTCGGCAGACCACGTCTTCCAGTGGGCGCCCGACGAACCGGCTGAGGAAGAGCGGGAAGAACCGGAAGACGATCTGCACGGTGACGCCGTCGGCGTCGAGATCGGCGATCTACGGCCCCGGTTCGCCGAACTGGAGCAGCACCTGCTGCATCACGGCCGGGTCCGGCACTGGTCGGAGTGGTGGGACCAGTACGTGGAGCAGCCCTTGGTGGGTGCCGACCACGACACCTACCGCCAGGTGATGACGCTGGTCGGCAGCCTGTTCCGGCGGCTGACCCCGGCCGGTACCCGGCGGCTGGAGTCCGACGAGGAACGCGAGCGGTTCATGTGGACCCGCATCCGCTCCCATCTGGCGCAGTCCGGGGTCGAGCGGGAAGACTGCCTGTACGTGTGCGGGGCCTTCCACGCGGTCAGCCGGGTGGCGGAGGCCGGGTCGCAGCCGGGCACACCCGATCTGAAGATCACGCCACGCTCCGGCACCACCTGGCTGTACGGCCTCATCCCGTCCAGCCACTCGGCCATCGAGGCGCAGTTCGGCCTGGCCCCGGGCTCGGTGTCCATCGCGGCGGCCACCTGGGAGAAAGGCCTGAACCGGTCAGGCCTGAAGCCATTCCGCCTTCAGGGGCAGAAGGGCACACGCCGCCGGGCCACGAAGGCTCTGCCCCCGGCGGTGGCTCAGGAACCGGCCACCGACCGGCTCACCGACTATCTGGCCGCTCCCGCGGCGCTCGGTGGGCTCGATGACGAGGAGTTGCGCGGTTGGTGCGTCGATCTGGTCCGCCTGGCCCGGCGTAACGGATATCTGGCGAGCACGGCCGACGCCATCGCCGTCTACGAGACATCGGTGCTGTTGGCGAGTATGCGGGGCCGGGCTCGGCCCACCCCGTACGACTTCCAGGACGCCGCGGTCACCTGCATCGAGAAGGACGTGGTGCCCGGCCGCCGCGACGTCCGCCGACTCTGCGAGATCCTGCTCGGCGGCGACAAGGTCGGTCAGGTCGGCTACGAGGCGCTGCCTCCGCTGGCCAAAGACGTTCACGACCGTCTGGATCCGCTGGGGCTCGACCTCCAGGCCCGGAAGATCCGCCGGGCCCTGATCGACCTGGTGGCGAACCCGGAGCTGGCGGGTTGCTCCCGGTTGCTGTGGCGGTTGCAATACCTATTGCCGGGCCACGCGGTGCGCACGGTGATGGGGTCACGGCGGCTCGGCGAGAAGTCCGTGCAGGAGAGCTGGGATCTAGATCTGGGCCGCCACCAGCGCACCCTGATCGAGCTCGGCTACGAGGGGGTCACGGTCGAGCAGGTGCTGGAGCAGCGACTGCGCCGCGCCGTGCGAGACCCGAAGGCCACCTCGGCCGACGCACTTGACGCGGTGGAAGACTCCCTGCGGCTGCTGGACAGCCCTCGGCTCAGTGACGAGCTCGGTATCCGGGCGGTCGAGCTGCTGGCAGCCGAACGCACCGTGGACGATGCCCCGCTGGTCCTGGCCCGCATCCGCCGCCTGATCGCCTACTTCGAGAGCCCTGCCCATCCCGGCGGATCCCTGCCGGGATGGTGCGAGCAGTTCGTCAAGGCCGGATACGCGCACTACTGCACGTTGCTGCCCATGTCGTTCGCTGACGAGGAGACCGGGGTGCGGCAGGTCGCCGCGATGCTGGGCTTCCTGTTCAGCATGGAAGGACTGGCCCTGAGTCTCGGCTGCGAGCGCACGCAGCTGGAGCTGGCCGTGCAGCAGTCCGTTCCGCACGGCCCGGCGAAGACGGCGCTGTTCTGGGCGGCCCGCCACCAGCTGGGCGACCTGGCCGTGGGCGACCTACGTCGCCACTGTGACGAGTTGCTGGCCAACCCGCTCGTGGTGCCCAGTTTCCCGCAGTACGTCAGCGGTTTCGTGCATGCTCTGGAGCCGGTGCCGAGGCTGGCCCCGTTCGTCGTCGAGACCCTCTCCAAGGCTTTCGCTCGCCTCCCCGATCCGGTGCTCCTGCCCTGGCTGCCGACGCTGATCACCACGCTGAAGCAAGACTCGCCGGAGCTGGTGCCGGTGCTGACCCGCGAGGCAGGCCGTACCTTCCCCGGCACACTGTCTGAGCTCGACACCTGGACAGCGCCGTGGAACCGCTCGGCCCAGAAGACCACCGTGCTCACGCAACAGCCGGCACCGGTTGCCTCGGCAGCCCGTCGACTGCTCGACGCCCATCCCTTCACAGCACTCGGAGTAGCCGCCCTCCTGGGACGGCCTGGCGAGTGGTCGGCAACCCCGGCGGCAGATGCCCCGGAACCGGCATCGGCCGCTATCGGACTGGCCAAGAAGCTCAGGGAAACCCACCCCGAGAGCACGAACGCCATGGCGTCCCTGATCGGAGGATGA
- a CDS encoding AAA family ATPase gives MSDILRAPAEVKYAEELDWLESVDTGSKPFSWRLSPKMVRTFVLGSEPADGLDREITQKWFGDRSIVERAIVTLASDRGLLLIGDPGTGKSWLAELLAAAISRNSTLVVQGTAGTTEDHIKYSWNVSMVIAKGQSRDSMIPSPIMTAMEGGVIGRFEELTRSTSDVQDALISILSEKYVSIPELDDNNIVFAKPGFSVIATANSRDRGVNDLSSALKRRFNFVRIPVVTNKKSEAEIVRFRTEELLRRHAIDLEVPPTLLDVLLQSFADLRTASAAATSDDEKLESALSTAEQIGVLEDAVLHSTFFGERELTSQTLASSLVGSLARRSPEDLAILSTYWHGVIEPRSQNEGGEWTGFLEGGRQAISVLS, from the coding sequence ATGAGTGACATCCTGCGCGCCCCCGCCGAGGTCAAGTACGCCGAGGAGCTCGACTGGCTGGAGTCGGTCGACACCGGGTCGAAGCCGTTCTCGTGGCGTCTGAGCCCGAAGATGGTGCGCACGTTCGTACTCGGCTCGGAGCCGGCCGACGGTCTCGACCGGGAGATCACCCAGAAGTGGTTCGGTGACCGCAGCATCGTCGAGCGGGCGATCGTCACGCTGGCCTCCGACCGGGGTCTGCTGCTGATCGGCGATCCGGGTACGGGCAAGAGCTGGCTGGCCGAGCTTCTGGCCGCCGCGATCAGCCGTAACTCCACGCTGGTCGTACAGGGCACCGCCGGCACCACCGAAGACCACATCAAGTACTCGTGGAACGTCTCGATGGTCATCGCGAAGGGCCAGTCGCGTGACTCGATGATCCCCTCGCCGATCATGACCGCCATGGAGGGTGGCGTGATCGGCCGCTTCGAGGAGCTCACCCGGTCCACGAGCGACGTGCAAGACGCACTGATCTCGATCCTTTCCGAGAAGTACGTGTCCATCCCCGAGCTCGACGACAACAACATCGTCTTCGCCAAGCCCGGCTTCTCCGTGATCGCCACGGCCAACAGTCGCGACCGGGGTGTGAACGACCTGTCGTCGGCCCTCAAGCGCCGCTTCAACTTCGTCCGTATCCCGGTGGTCACGAACAAGAAGAGCGAGGCGGAGATCGTCCGGTTCCGCACCGAGGAGCTGCTGCGGCGGCACGCGATCGACCTGGAGGTCCCGCCCACGTTGCTCGACGTGCTGCTGCAGAGCTTCGCCGATCTACGCACCGCGTCGGCCGCGGCGACCAGTGACGACGAGAAGCTCGAATCGGCGCTGTCCACGGCCGAGCAGATCGGTGTGCTCGAGGATGCCGTGCTGCACAGCACCTTCTTCGGGGAGCGTGAGCTCACCTCGCAGACACTGGCCAGTTCGCTGGTCGGGTCGCTCGCTCGCCGTAGCCCCGAAGACCTGGCCATCCTCAGCACCTACTGGCACGGCGTGATCGAGCCCCGCAGCCAGAACGAGGGCGGCGAATGGACCGGCTTCCTCGAGGGTGGCCGCCAGGCAATCTCGGTGCTGTCGTGA
- a CDS encoding VWA domain-containing protein: MTDPQALDPAAENRRQVLYWRLLARLFDPEEQRSLETASFAVVDELGLPAAVLDPAISVDSLVQRFPDLAADFDGLLTPGPADTGEDRVIGVDPAAPAAPAAPAAPAAPAAPAAGNPSTSDANSTATSTSPPPGRSDEVRRAALVSKLLLNVFATGNGEVTAGQLSRWQADAGWFERACGLEPGGLRGKGKGRGHGAGPGAGNHAGNGFGTAPGQLDKLAPVLANIEGDLVRRMHLREVLADSRLAQQLTPSMSLIEQLLRDKDNLDGVALANAKALIRQFVDQVAEVLKTQVAQASTGKIDRSVPPKRVFRNLDLNRTIWKNLPNWNPDDEKLYVDKLFYRQTAKRIEPARLIVVVDQSGSMVDAMVNCTILASIFTGLPKVDVHLVAYDTRALDLTPWVHDPFEVLLRTQLGGGTDGRAALELTRPKIADARNTVVVWISDFYEWQEKEVFTGLEALHKSGVKLIPVGSVSSGGQQSVNPWFRQRFKDQGTPVLSGHVRKLVTELKNFLS, from the coding sequence ATGACCGACCCCCAAGCCCTCGACCCAGCCGCCGAGAACCGGCGCCAGGTGCTCTACTGGCGCCTTCTGGCCAGGCTTTTCGATCCTGAGGAGCAGCGATCCCTGGAGACCGCGAGCTTCGCGGTCGTCGATGAACTCGGCCTGCCGGCCGCCGTGCTCGACCCGGCCATCTCGGTCGACAGCCTGGTGCAGCGGTTTCCTGACCTGGCCGCCGATTTCGACGGGTTGCTGACACCGGGCCCGGCCGATACCGGCGAAGACAGGGTGATCGGCGTCGATCCTGCCGCCCCTGCCGCCCCTGCCGCCCCTGCCGCCCCTGCCGCCCCTGCCGCCCCTGCCGCCGGCAACCCCAGCACATCTGATGCAAATTCCACCGCCACCTCTACATCTCCTCCCCCGGGGCGAAGTGACGAGGTGCGCCGGGCCGCGCTGGTCTCGAAGTTGCTGCTCAACGTGTTCGCGACCGGGAACGGTGAGGTCACGGCCGGGCAGTTGTCCCGGTGGCAGGCCGACGCGGGGTGGTTCGAGCGGGCCTGCGGGCTCGAGCCGGGTGGGTTGCGGGGTAAGGGCAAGGGTCGCGGCCATGGGGCGGGACCGGGCGCCGGCAATCACGCCGGCAACGGCTTCGGCACGGCTCCGGGTCAGCTGGACAAGCTGGCTCCGGTGCTCGCGAACATCGAGGGCGATCTGGTGCGCCGCATGCACCTGCGCGAGGTGCTGGCCGACAGTCGCCTGGCCCAGCAGCTCACGCCGAGCATGTCGCTGATCGAGCAGTTGCTGCGCGACAAGGACAACCTCGACGGCGTGGCGCTGGCCAACGCCAAGGCCCTGATCCGGCAGTTCGTCGACCAGGTGGCCGAGGTGCTGAAGACCCAGGTGGCACAGGCGAGTACCGGAAAGATCGACCGCTCGGTGCCGCCGAAGCGGGTCTTCCGCAACCTCGATCTGAACCGCACGATCTGGAAGAACCTGCCGAACTGGAACCCCGACGACGAGAAGCTCTACGTCGACAAGCTGTTCTACCGGCAGACGGCCAAGCGCATCGAGCCGGCCCGGCTGATCGTGGTGGTCGACCAGTCCGGGTCGATGGTCGACGCGATGGTCAACTGCACCATCCTGGCCTCGATCTTCACCGGGCTGCCGAAGGTCGATGTGCACCTGGTCGCCTACGACACGCGGGCCCTCGACCTCACACCGTGGGTGCACGACCCGTTCGAGGTGCTGCTGCGCACCCAGCTCGGCGGCGGCACGGACGGACGGGCCGCGCTGGAACTGACCCGCCCGAAGATCGCTGACGCCCGCAACACCGTCGTGGTCTGGATCTCCGACTTCTACGAGTGGCAGGAGAAGGAGGTCTTCACCGGGCTGGAGGCGCTGCACAAGTCGGGGGTGAAGCTGATCCCGGTCGGGTCGGTCTCCAGTGGTGGCCAGCAGAGCGTGAATCCCTGGTTCCGTCAGCGGTTCAAAGATCAGGGCACGCCGGTGCTCTCCGGCCATGTGCGCAAGCTGGTGACCGAGCTGAAGAACTTCCTGAGCTGA
- a CDS encoding RNA polymerase sigma factor has translation MSYQNPSETNRPVQTCSRVSDSHEWFRDVYLQTYADLVRFVVRRIHPPDRAEDVVAEAFVIAWQRLGDLPQELDEARAWLFGITRRLLLAEYRAQSRGQSLSVRIAENSTTTTAHDDLVATSVDLIRAWQKLAAVHQEALSLRVWEGLSAQQAAGVLSISPVAFRIRLSRARRALKVHLRSLPEPVDRSANPFPVKEGRLS, from the coding sequence GTGTCCTACCAAAATCCGTCGGAAACAAATCGTCCTGTGCAGACATGTAGTCGTGTGAGTGATAGCCACGAGTGGTTCCGAGACGTCTACCTGCAGACGTACGCCGACCTGGTGAGGTTCGTGGTCAGGCGAATACATCCGCCCGACCGCGCGGAGGACGTGGTCGCCGAGGCCTTCGTGATCGCCTGGCAGCGACTTGGGGACCTGCCGCAGGAACTGGATGAGGCGCGGGCCTGGCTCTTCGGCATCACCCGGCGGTTACTCCTGGCCGAGTACCGGGCGCAGAGCCGGGGGCAGTCGTTGTCGGTGCGGATTGCGGAGAACAGCACGACGACCACTGCCCACGACGATCTGGTCGCGACCTCCGTGGACCTGATCCGGGCGTGGCAGAAGTTGGCCGCGGTGCATCAGGAGGCCCTGAGCCTCAGAGTCTGGGAGGGACTGAGTGCCCAACAGGCTGCTGGCGTGCTGAGCATCTCGCCAGTGGCCTTCCGGATCCGGCTGAGTCGTGCTCGCCGTGCCCTGAAGGTTCATCTCCGGTCGCTGCCCGAGCCTGTTGATCGCTCTGCAAACCCTTTTCCCGTTAAGGAAGGACGCCTGTCATGA